A single window of uncultured Pseudodesulfovibrio sp. DNA harbors:
- a CDS encoding PAS domain-containing sensor histidine kinase: MFDVVLESLRTIVLAGILVFFIRADKDVEHGRRGYLFIKIGFLLVLFGSFMDITDNFESLNWTVIGGDTPVQAFLEKIVGYLGGYVLVAVGLWLWLPTLQTMETIHDCLEKDKDALGHEHVELTRALERETRKRRAAEAGLLIAEERRMMLYEKAPVPIVHGIIGGNLVEWNTAFAKMLGYESFEELSDLVREFGDPFMMWPYRTEAEEMLAALRAESVVLNYEARLQRKDGIIILARMDFTTVEDRDGVNYYFYCFAEDITERRAAEDLLASSERRMKAIMDTMPIGLTLLDEKTREVVDVNAAMLTMTGYNRESLVNHRCCEFFCQQDKGLCPALDEGEAVASGERVIRTKSGDSLHVLKSVSRVTLDNTVCLLEAFVDISEQKRLEHLKEDVDRIVAHDLKAPIIGVISACKVLLMDEDGVQGEIRDILETIEQQGRKVLRMVGMSMMIYKMEAGSYAYTPSHVDFVDVVKNVLNELEDMAGGLSVTVDVRLDDGSDLKKASLVVLGQDILYESMLANLLKNAIEASPSGETVILEIGKCEMGAMQMIMSNAGVVPADIRETFFDKYATSGKNTGTGLGTYSVSLVVKTVGGEIYMETSDEEDRTTISVTLPCS, translated from the coding sequence ATGTTTGATGTTGTTCTCGAATCATTGCGAACCATTGTCCTTGCGGGTATTTTGGTGTTTTTTATTCGTGCTGACAAGGATGTCGAACATGGTCGTCGCGGGTATCTTTTTATTAAGATTGGTTTTTTGCTCGTCCTGTTTGGCTCTTTTATGGACATCACGGATAATTTTGAAAGTTTGAATTGGACTGTGATTGGTGGGGATACGCCGGTTCAGGCTTTTCTTGAAAAAATAGTCGGATATCTTGGTGGGTATGTTTTGGTGGCTGTGGGCCTGTGGTTATGGCTTCCAACTCTTCAAACAATGGAAACAATTCATGATTGTTTGGAAAAAGATAAGGATGCCCTCGGGCATGAACATGTTGAATTGACGCGTGCATTGGAGCGCGAAACACGCAAGCGCCGGGCGGCTGAAGCAGGATTGCTCATCGCTGAAGAGCGAAGGATGATGTTGTATGAAAAAGCTCCCGTTCCCATTGTTCACGGGATTATCGGGGGAAATCTTGTAGAATGGAACACGGCTTTTGCCAAGATGTTGGGTTATGAATCGTTCGAAGAGTTGTCTGATCTGGTCAGAGAATTTGGTGATCCGTTTATGATGTGGCCCTACCGTACAGAAGCAGAAGAGATGCTTGCCGCGCTTCGTGCTGAAAGTGTTGTCCTGAATTATGAAGCCCGTTTACAGCGCAAGGATGGGATTATTATTCTGGCGCGAATGGATTTTACGACAGTGGAAGATCGGGATGGCGTAAACTATTATTTCTATTGTTTTGCCGAAGACATTACCGAGCGCAGGGCTGCCGAAGATCTTCTTGCCAGCAGTGAACGGCGGATGAAGGCGATTATGGACACAATGCCCATCGGTTTGACTCTTCTTGACGAAAAGACGCGGGAAGTTGTTGATGTCAACGCTGCGATGCTGACCATGACAGGATATAATCGGGAGAGCCTTGTCAATCACCGGTGTTGTGAATTCTTTTGCCAGCAGGACAAAGGACTTTGTCCTGCCCTTGATGAGGGAGAAGCTGTTGCCAGCGGCGAGCGGGTAATACGGACGAAAAGTGGGGACAGTCTGCATGTTCTCAAATCCGTTTCTCGTGTAACATTGGATAATACGGTGTGTTTGCTGGAAGCCTTTGTGGATATCTCAGAACAAAAACGGTTGGAGCATCTCAAGGAAGATGTGGACCGAATTGTTGCTCATGACCTCAAAGCACCTATTATTGGTGTGATTAGTGCGTGTAAAGTCCTGCTCATGGATGAGGATGGCGTTCAGGGAGAAATTCGGGATATTTTGGAAACTATCGAACAGCAGGGACGAAAAGTTTTACGTATGGTTGGCATGAGTATGATGATCTACAAAATGGAGGCTGGATCATACGCGTATACTCCATCCCATGTGGATTTTGTTGACGTGGTCAAGAATGTCTTGAATGAATTGGAGGATATGGCTGGAGGGTTGAGTGTGACCGTTGATGTTCGGCTTGACGACGGTTCGGACTTGAAAAAAGCAAGCTTGGTGGTTCTGGGGCAGGATATTTTGTATGAATCAATGCTTGCCAATTTGTTAAAGAATGCCATTGAAGCATCCCCTTCTGGTGAGACGGTCATTCTTGAAATAGGCAAGTGTGAGATGGGTGCGATGCAGATGATTATGAGTAATGCCGGGGTAGTCCCAGCGGATATCCGTGAGACTTTCTTTGATAAATATGCCACATCAGGTAAGAACACCGGGACCGGACTCGGGACGTATTCTGTTAGTCTTGTGGTCAAAACTGTCGGTGGCGAGATTTATATGGAAACATCGGATGAAGAAGATCGAACGACCATTTCCGTTACATTGCCTTGCAGTTGA
- a CDS encoding RsbRD N-terminal domain-containing protein, whose protein sequence is MTFESVLAERKAELATKWAELVLKTYPTETQKVWTKQKDRFQNPVGAAIIEATGELFDQLIDWQDAEVIAKSLDKLIRIRAVQDFTPSQALSFVFLLKKLLRDEFFKEMKKDGTLDNLLRFEAKIDNLVMMSFDIYTKSREEVFRFRVDEVKRAQSSLLRKAGMIVDVTTETSVD, encoded by the coding sequence ATGACATTCGAATCCGTACTGGCCGAACGAAAGGCCGAATTGGCGACAAAGTGGGCGGAACTGGTCCTTAAGACATATCCGACCGAAACACAGAAAGTTTGGACAAAACAAAAAGATCGATTTCAAAACCCCGTGGGGGCTGCCATCATCGAGGCAACCGGGGAACTGTTCGATCAACTGATTGACTGGCAAGATGCCGAGGTGATTGCCAAAAGTCTGGATAAGCTCATACGTATTCGGGCTGTACAGGATTTTACCCCCTCGCAGGCTCTCAGTTTCGTTTTTTTACTGAAGAAACTTCTTCGCGACGAGTTCTTCAAGGAAATGAAAAAAGACGGGACGCTTGATAACCTGTTGAGGTTTGAGGCTAAAATAGACAATTTGGTCATGATGTCCTTTGACATCTATACAAAAAGTCGCGAAGAGGTATTCCGGTTCCGCGTTGACGAGGTGAAACGCGCTCAGAGCAGCTTGCTCAGAAAGGCCGGAATGATTGTGGACGTTACGACCGAAACATCGGTCGATTAA
- the dsrM gene encoding sulfate reduction electron transfer complex DsrMKJOP subunit DsrM has translation MNALYSLLFVFLLVLIPLFGVDAAHLRTFFGVCIPTTAFIIFVVGFIYKVIIWGRSAVPFRIPTTGGQFKSFDPKLFPQNKLDCPQTGAQTFFRMVLEVFAFRSLFRNTAVSLHQGKDHPIVAYKSSKWLWLFAITFHYSFFIVALRHLRLFLEPVPFFVNGLDFVDGLLQIGAPTMYLTDLGLLAGVLLLLGRRLINARINYISYASDFFPLFLILAVALSGIYMRYYAKVDVIAIKELTMGLMTFNYVVPDAIGVSFFIHVFLVSCLMAYFPFSKLMHFPGVFLSPTRNLPNDTRAKHHVNPWNDPNIKAHAYADYEKQFGVPMAEAGLPLDNPENGKAPEEEA, from the coding sequence ATGAATGCTCTTTACTCACTTCTGTTCGTCTTTCTCCTGGTGTTGATCCCGCTGTTCGGGGTTGATGCGGCACATCTGAGGACTTTCTTCGGTGTCTGCATCCCGACAACGGCTTTCATCATCTTTGTCGTCGGCTTTATTTATAAAGTCATAATCTGGGGTCGTTCGGCCGTGCCGTTTCGCATCCCCACAACCGGTGGTCAGTTCAAGTCGTTTGACCCCAAGCTGTTCCCGCAGAACAAGCTGGACTGTCCCCAGACCGGCGCTCAGACTTTCTTCCGTATGGTGCTTGAAGTCTTCGCGTTCCGGTCTCTGTTCAGGAACACTGCCGTGTCCCTGCACCAAGGAAAGGATCATCCCATTGTTGCTTACAAATCCAGTAAGTGGCTGTGGCTCTTTGCCATCACTTTCCACTATTCCTTTTTCATTGTAGCCCTGCGACACCTTCGCCTGTTCCTCGAGCCGGTTCCGTTCTTCGTGAATGGTCTTGATTTCGTGGACGGTCTTTTGCAGATCGGTGCTCCGACCATGTACCTGACCGACCTCGGTCTGCTGGCTGGTGTGCTTCTGCTCTTGGGTCGCAGATTGATTAACGCTCGGATCAACTACATTTCGTATGCATCGGATTTCTTTCCGTTGTTCCTGATCCTGGCTGTCGCCCTGTCGGGCATCTACATGCGGTACTACGCCAAGGTCGACGTTATCGCGATCAAGGAACTGACCATGGGGCTGATGACGTTTAATTACGTTGTTCCCGATGCCATCGGTGTTTCCTTCTTCATTCACGTCTTCCTGGTCAGTTGCCTCATGGCGTACTTTCCGTTCAGCAAGCTTATGCACTTTCCCGGTGTTTTCCTGTCTCCGACACGGAACCTGCCGAACGATACGCGTGCCAAGCATCATGTGAACCCCTGGAATGATCCTAACATCAAGGCCCATGCCTACGCGGACTACGAGAAGCAATTCGGTGTCCCCATGGCCGAGGCTGGTCTGCCTCTCGATAATCCCGAGAATGGCAAGGCCCCCGAGGAAGAGGCTTAG
- a CDS encoding tRNA (adenine-N1)-methyltransferase, translated as MIESGQLILLISHKGKRYLRKLEAGGEVHTHDGKLLMDEVAEAGFGQYVKTHLGRPYLVLKPTLHDLIKGVKRQTQIMYPKEIGYLMMKLGIGPGSTVIESGTGSGGLTTALAWFVGDTGKVITYERRADFFKLAGKNLERVGLADRVEQVNQNIEDGFKHSGADALFLDVRTPWEYLSSIPEAVIPGAMCGFLLPTVNQVSELLRGLEDGPFADQEVLEILIRHWKPVPDRLRPDDRMVAHTGFLVFARYMEPPKAAPRPEPEAEEAPTVPSDEVENSVEEK; from the coding sequence ATGATCGAATCCGGACAACTCATTTTGCTCATCAGCCACAAGGGCAAACGGTACCTTCGCAAGCTTGAAGCTGGTGGAGAAGTACATACCCATGATGGCAAGTTGCTTATGGACGAAGTAGCCGAGGCCGGTTTCGGCCAGTATGTAAAGACCCATCTCGGCAGACCCTATCTGGTGCTCAAGCCGACTCTGCATGACCTTATCAAGGGTGTGAAACGTCAGACTCAGATTATGTACCCCAAGGAAATTGGGTACCTGATGATGAAACTGGGGATCGGTCCCGGTTCTACCGTTATCGAATCCGGTACTGGTTCGGGTGGCTTGACGACCGCTTTGGCTTGGTTTGTAGGTGATACCGGTAAGGTTATCACATATGAACGTCGCGCTGACTTTTTCAAATTGGCCGGGAAGAATCTGGAGCGTGTTGGACTGGCTGATCGTGTTGAGCAGGTTAATCAGAATATCGAGGATGGCTTCAAACATTCGGGCGCAGACGCGTTGTTTTTGGATGTACGGACGCCGTGGGAATATCTTTCTTCCATCCCAGAAGCTGTGATTCCGGGAGCTATGTGCGGCTTCTTGTTGCCTACAGTCAATCAGGTGTCGGAATTGCTTCGTGGATTGGAAGATGGTCCTTTTGCCGACCAAGAAGTTTTGGAAATTCTGATTCGGCATTGGAAGCCCGTGCCTGACAGGCTCAGGCCTGATGATCGCATGGTGGCGCACACCGGATTCTTGGTGTTTGCTCGATATATGGAACCACCCAAAGCTGCTCCCCGACCGGAGCCTGAAGCTGAAGAAGCTCCGACAGTACCGTCTGACGAAGTTGAAAACAGTGTTGAAGAAAAATAG
- a CDS encoding PAS domain S-box protein has translation MDRLKTYIAENEEWLKECILAYVKKHGSTPDAIAEEWPDFFSGIVGTMPSPVHSDQEQRKEDVLRLFQSLDTPALILSDSFEISAANKAAINTLSLGDDFLATGVSMTVVDVAPWLAVCLQEFLPGGGGGGSSCRMDVVAPAPYGEKYFSVSVSKFSEVVAGFSGYILTLEDISFRVETEKQLSRERNRVAHYLDVVGSIILAQDASGAITMVNRTGSEHLGYAENELLGQNWIDLMVPVEQRDEVRDYFYMIFSGQTEIDDEYTNYIVAKDGRHRLVHWQNRVLTNEGGNVIGVLSSGVDVTEKRAMEEALSEKELWLRNTFVALGETVLILTPDWSVLDANPAAEILFGMTNEKLSGVSLLELHVDRPHYAEFLVKSQAAFDRGEKAQFEMALRRSDGTIFPADHSVSLILGDDGLALGIVNVIRDISARKKAEQVLQESEEKFRRIFESIEEGYMVTDLAGDVQMVNPATCRLLGYEESDLLGKSIDSLYSIKDERMHLRRQLVEKGAIRGVQVQARRKDGSSIVVEANTHLIRNESGNAVAMEGTFRDITDRIEAEGILKEREKQYRAFFENNHAIMLLVDPRTEQIIDANPAASDFYGYSVDDMRNMTMGSINALTQDEIFREMQLSRQEGRSYFIMKHILVNGDIRDVEVYSGPIMVQGKQRLYSVIHDVTQRIRLEQKMKRLATTDGLTGVNNRHNFFVLASKELVRAKRYKNPLAVLMLDIDYFKSINDTHGHQAGDLILRMLAAASTTTLRETDIFGRLGGEEFAVVLPETGLQEGLEAAERLREVYAGLEARVGESVVTFTVSIGTTVVRTSDRTIEEVLNRADEALYKAKRMGRNRVERG, from the coding sequence ATGGATCGTTTGAAAACATATATTGCAGAGAACGAAGAGTGGCTCAAAGAGTGCATTCTCGCCTATGTTAAGAAACATGGGAGCACTCCGGATGCCATTGCTGAAGAGTGGCCCGATTTTTTTTCAGGGATAGTTGGAACGATGCCTTCTCCTGTTCATTCTGATCAGGAACAGAGAAAAGAAGATGTGCTGCGGCTTTTTCAGAGCCTTGATACCCCTGCCCTTATTCTCAGTGATTCATTTGAAATCAGTGCCGCTAACAAGGCTGCGATAAATACGTTGAGTCTTGGTGATGATTTTTTGGCAACCGGTGTCTCGATGACCGTTGTAGATGTTGCCCCTTGGCTTGCCGTTTGTCTTCAGGAATTTCTTCCCGGTGGAGGGGGGGGGGGAAGTTCCTGCCGGATGGATGTTGTCGCTCCTGCTCCCTATGGAGAAAAATATTTTAGCGTTTCGGTCTCCAAATTTTCGGAAGTGGTTGCCGGATTTTCTGGTTACATTCTGACTTTGGAAGATATTTCTTTTCGAGTGGAGACTGAAAAACAGTTGAGTCGAGAACGAAACCGGGTCGCTCATTATCTTGATGTGGTCGGATCGATCATCTTGGCGCAGGATGCTTCCGGGGCGATTACCATGGTTAATCGGACCGGAAGTGAGCATCTCGGATACGCGGAAAATGAATTGCTCGGGCAGAATTGGATTGATTTGATGGTGCCTGTCGAGCAGCGGGACGAGGTGCGTGATTATTTTTACATGATTTTTTCCGGGCAGACGGAAATTGATGATGAATACACCAACTACATTGTTGCCAAGGACGGTCGTCATCGTTTGGTGCATTGGCAAAATAGAGTACTGACCAACGAGGGCGGTAATGTCATCGGAGTCCTGAGTTCTGGGGTGGATGTTACGGAGAAACGGGCTATGGAAGAGGCCCTTTCCGAAAAGGAATTGTGGCTTCGCAATACTTTTGTCGCCTTGGGTGAGACAGTACTTATTTTGACACCTGATTGGAGTGTTCTTGATGCCAATCCAGCCGCTGAAATTTTGTTTGGAATGACCAATGAAAAGTTGAGTGGGGTGTCACTGTTGGAGCTCCATGTGGATAGGCCTCATTACGCAGAGTTTCTTGTCAAATCCCAGGCGGCTTTCGACAGAGGAGAAAAAGCCCAATTCGAAATGGCATTGAGGCGAAGTGATGGTACGATTTTTCCTGCTGATCATTCTGTGTCCCTTATACTTGGCGATGATGGCCTTGCTTTAGGGATTGTTAATGTCATTCGAGATATTTCCGCCCGGAAAAAAGCGGAGCAGGTGTTGCAGGAGAGTGAGGAAAAGTTTCGTCGGATTTTCGAATCCATTGAAGAAGGGTACATGGTCACTGATTTGGCTGGTGACGTTCAAATGGTCAACCCTGCGACGTGTCGCCTGCTCGGTTACGAAGAAAGTGACCTTCTCGGGAAAAGTATCGACTCCTTGTATTCAATCAAGGATGAGCGGATGCATTTGCGAAGGCAACTGGTTGAGAAGGGAGCCATTCGAGGCGTTCAGGTACAGGCGCGGCGTAAGGATGGGTCTTCCATCGTTGTCGAAGCGAATACACATTTGATCAGAAACGAGTCGGGCAACGCTGTGGCCATGGAAGGGACATTTCGCGACATTACCGATCGTATTGAAGCGGAAGGGATTCTTAAAGAGCGAGAGAAGCAGTATCGTGCTTTTTTTGAGAATAACCATGCCATCATGCTTTTGGTAGATCCAAGAACAGAACAGATTATAGATGCCAATCCGGCTGCCAGTGATTTTTATGGATATTCCGTTGACGACATGCGTAACATGACGATGGGAAGTATCAATGCGTTGACGCAAGATGAAATTTTTAGGGAAATGCAACTTTCCAGACAGGAAGGCCGTTCCTATTTCATCATGAAACATATTTTAGTTAATGGTGACATTCGTGATGTGGAGGTGTATTCAGGGCCGATCATGGTGCAGGGAAAGCAGCGACTTTATTCTGTTATTCATGATGTGACACAGCGGATTCGTCTTGAGCAGAAAATGAAGCGGCTGGCTACGACCGATGGTTTGACCGGTGTGAATAACCGGCACAATTTTTTTGTTCTTGCGTCCAAGGAATTGGTCCGTGCCAAACGGTACAAGAATCCGTTGGCCGTGCTCATGCTTGATATTGACTATTTCAAGTCCATCAATGATACCCACGGCCATCAGGCCGGTGACTTAATTCTCAGAATGCTGGCTGCCGCGTCCACGACGACACTGCGGGAGACTGATATTTTTGGTCGGCTTGGTGGTGAGGAATTTGCAGTAGTCCTCCCCGAAACAGGTCTGCAGGAAGGGCTTGAGGCCGCAGAACGGCTTCGTGAAGTCTATGCAGGTTTGGAGGCTCGGGTTGGGGAATCCGTTGTCACATTCACAGTCTCTATTGGGACGACTGTGGTTCGGACATCCGACAGGACCATTGAAGAAGTTCTCAACCGTGCGGATGAAGCCTTGTACAAGGCTAAGCGTATGGGAAGAAACAGGGTGGAGCGAGGTTGA
- a CDS encoding sulfite exporter TauE/SafE family protein, with the protein MFFPVSGVDVNPLVPPLVAFVVSFFTSMGGVSGAFMLLPFQVSFLGFTSPSVSSTNQLFNIVAIPSGVIRYFREGRMVWPLTGVVIIGTLPGVLVGAIIRVKYLPDPSNFKLFAAAVMFWIGYKMLVSLIKKDAGGGKKLAEERFQQLVCEYRSKKAEGVKLPAVRVLKFSMTRIAYEFYGETYDFSTMGILFLSLVVGVVGGIYGIGGGSIIAPFFVTIFGLPVYTVAGAALMGTFVTSVAGVVFYQFIASYYPTQTIAPDWWLGILFGLGGMLGMYWGARCQKFFPATVIKWILCGVIFITAAKYIIGFFF; encoded by the coding sequence ATGTTTTTCCCTGTTTCCGGGGTTGACGTGAACCCTTTGGTGCCTCCGCTTGTTGCGTTTGTTGTCTCATTCTTTACTTCCATGGGCGGTGTCTCCGGCGCATTTATGCTGCTGCCGTTTCAGGTCTCTTTTCTCGGATTTACCTCGCCATCAGTCAGTTCTACCAACCAACTATTCAATATCGTTGCTATCCCTTCCGGAGTTATCAGGTATTTTCGAGAAGGTCGTATGGTTTGGCCGTTGACCGGGGTGGTTATTATCGGCACGTTACCCGGCGTGTTGGTTGGAGCCATTATTCGCGTTAAATATTTACCTGACCCGAGCAATTTTAAACTTTTTGCTGCGGCAGTGATGTTTTGGATTGGTTATAAAATGCTTGTTTCTTTGATCAAGAAGGACGCAGGGGGTGGCAAGAAGCTTGCGGAAGAACGATTTCAGCAACTGGTTTGTGAATACCGAAGTAAAAAGGCCGAAGGGGTAAAGCTCCCGGCTGTCCGTGTACTCAAGTTTTCCATGACGCGTATCGCCTACGAATTTTACGGTGAAACCTATGATTTTTCCACAATGGGAATTTTGTTCCTTTCGCTCGTGGTTGGTGTTGTCGGTGGTATTTACGGCATTGGTGGCGGGTCTATTATAGCTCCTTTTTTTGTTACCATTTTTGGGTTGCCGGTATACACCGTGGCCGGAGCTGCTCTCATGGGCACTTTTGTTACCTCTGTAGCCGGTGTCGTGTTTTATCAGTTCATAGCATCTTATTATCCGACACAAACAATTGCGCCTGATTGGTGGCTCGGTATTCTGTTTGGCCTTGGGGGTATGCTTGGCATGTATTGGGGCGCACGTTGTCAGAAATTTTTTCCGGCGACTGTTATCAAGTGGATACTTTGCGGCGTAATTTTTATAACCGCAGCAAAGTATATTATTGGTTTTTTCTTTTAA
- a CDS encoding (Fe-S)-binding protein has translation MSDIPKADELFKSIDYNPPATGWMETPVDFSPGHWCYPAKPEKMEYMESKLPGLWGPAREWNPGEADWKLPPNWKEIVVKGFRERLKKFRTLQVFMDICVRCGACADKCHFFIGSGDPKNMPVLRAELMRSVYRGEFTVAGKILSKLTGSRVMEEDVLKEWFIYFYQCTQCRRCSLYCPYGIDTAEMTMMARELMHLVGLNINWIMEPVSNCNITGNHLGIQPHAFKDIVDFMVDDIEEVTGKRVKAPLNEKGHEILFITPSGDVFADPGIYTFMGYLMLFDEIGLDYTMSTYASEGGNFGSFTNNESMKKLNAKMYAEAERLGCKWILGGECGHMWRVVHQYMDTMTGDTQHAGMTTPKSPITGTVFETSAATKMLHITEFTADLMKHNKLKLDPSRNDHLRVTFHDSCNPARGMGLLEEPRYVIKHVVNNYFEMPVGTTREQTFCCAGGSGLNTDEIMEIRLRGGLPRGNALRYVQEKHGVNTMACICAIDRATLIPLADYWAPGVTIAGVHELVANALVMEGESERKMDLRQEYLPGFEDEEDDWTPPNMEDA, from the coding sequence ATGTCCGACATCCCAAAAGCAGATGAGCTCTTCAAGAGCATAGATTACAATCCTCCGGCTACTGGCTGGATGGAAACCCCGGTGGATTTTTCACCGGGTCACTGGTGTTACCCCGCCAAGCCCGAGAAGATGGAATATATGGAATCCAAGCTTCCCGGTCTCTGGGGTCCGGCCCGCGAATGGAATCCGGGTGAAGCTGACTGGAAATTGCCTCCCAACTGGAAGGAAATTGTGGTCAAGGGTTTCCGCGAAAGGCTGAAAAAGTTCCGTACCCTTCAGGTGTTCATGGACATCTGTGTGCGTTGCGGTGCCTGTGCTGACAAATGTCACTTCTTTATCGGTTCCGGTGATCCCAAGAACATGCCTGTTCTTCGTGCCGAGCTGATGCGCTCCGTTTACCGTGGTGAATTCACCGTGGCAGGTAAGATCCTGAGCAAGCTCACCGGATCTCGCGTTATGGAAGAAGATGTCCTGAAAGAATGGTTCATCTACTTTTATCAGTGCACCCAGTGTCGTCGTTGTTCCCTTTACTGCCCTTACGGCATTGATACTGCGGAAATGACTATGATGGCCCGCGAATTGATGCATTTGGTTGGTTTGAACATCAACTGGATCATGGAGCCGGTTTCCAACTGTAATATCACAGGTAACCACCTTGGTATTCAGCCTCATGCTTTCAAAGACATCGTGGACTTCATGGTTGACGATATCGAAGAGGTTACCGGTAAGCGCGTCAAGGCCCCGCTGAACGAAAAGGGCCACGAGATTCTGTTCATCACCCCGTCCGGCGACGTGTTCGCTGACCCCGGTATCTATACCTTCATGGGTTATCTGATGCTGTTTGATGAAATCGGTCTCGATTACACCATGTCCACCTATGCATCCGAGGGCGGTAACTTCGGTTCGTTTACCAATAACGAATCCATGAAGAAACTTAACGCCAAGATGTACGCCGAAGCTGAACGCCTCGGTTGTAAGTGGATTCTTGGCGGCGAATGTGGCCATATGTGGCGTGTTGTTCACCAGTACATGGATACCATGACCGGTGACACCCAGCATGCTGGCATGACCACTCCGAAGTCACCGATCACCGGCACGGTGTTTGAGACTTCTGCTGCCACCAAAATGCTGCACATTACAGAATTCACGGCTGACTTGATGAAGCACAACAAGCTGAAACTTGATCCCAGCCGTAACGATCACCTGCGTGTTACCTTCCATGATTCCTGCAACCCCGCACGGGGAATGGGCCTTTTGGAAGAACCTCGCTACGTTATCAAACACGTGGTCAATAACTACTTCGAGATGCCGGTCGGCACCACTCGTGAGCAGACTTTCTGCTGCGCTGGCGGTTCCGGTCTGAACACCGATGAGATCATGGAAATCCGCCTGCGCGGTGGCCTGCCTCGCGGTAACGCTCTCAGATATGTGCAGGAAAAACATGGCGTCAACACCATGGCCTGCATCTGTGCTATTGACCGTGCTACCCTGATCCCGCTGGCTGACTACTGGGCACCCGGTGTGACTATCGCCGGTGTTCACGAACTGGTCGCCAACGCATTGGTCATGGAAGGCGAGTCCGAACGCAAGATGGATCTCCGTCAGGAGTACCTGCCCGGATTTGAGGACGAAGAAGACGATTGGACTCCCCCGAACATGGAGGATGCATAA
- a CDS encoding radical SAM protein, translating into MAYKYVFGPVMSGRLGRSLGLDLLGNKICSMDCVYCEVGATRNLTIERKPYVPAAAILKELAAWKDEGLASPDMVTLGGLGEPILNSEMADVIIGARKIFPDTDIAVLTNASLIGNPEVRRELALADVVLPSLDSLIEDEFTKVNRPCKGFSPSGIAEGLLEFKKEFKGKIFLEILLAEGINDTDENLGRLKDFCKRLAPDRVDVVTLTRPGTVKGVRPVDGEVLSRWRMALESGKVSVHTQPVTDRKAMSTEHVTDFVSASLTRRPQTLSQLAQALNADPKQVNAAVEALLKKGEITPRDDRGETYYHGTRHVLEDTKAP; encoded by the coding sequence ATGGCATACAAATACGTCTTCGGACCGGTCATGAGTGGACGACTGGGCCGCTCTCTCGGACTCGACTTGCTTGGAAACAAAATATGCTCCATGGACTGTGTCTACTGTGAAGTGGGAGCCACCAGAAACCTGACCATTGAACGAAAACCATATGTCCCCGCTGCCGCCATTCTTAAAGAGTTGGCCGCATGGAAAGACGAAGGGTTAGCCTCGCCGGACATGGTGACTCTGGGGGGATTGGGAGAACCGATTCTGAACTCCGAGATGGCTGACGTTATCATTGGGGCTCGAAAAATTTTCCCGGATACGGACATTGCAGTATTGACCAACGCCAGCCTCATAGGCAACCCGGAAGTACGTCGGGAACTCGCTTTGGCCGATGTTGTCCTCCCCAGTCTGGACTCTCTGATTGAAGACGAATTCACCAAAGTGAATCGTCCTTGTAAAGGATTTTCGCCTTCCGGCATCGCCGAAGGGCTGCTTGAATTCAAAAAAGAATTCAAGGGAAAGATATTTTTGGAAATTTTGCTTGCCGAAGGAATTAACGATACCGACGAGAACCTTGGCAGGTTAAAGGATTTTTGCAAACGACTTGCTCCCGACCGGGTGGACGTGGTCACGCTGACCCGTCCTGGAACGGTCAAGGGAGTCCGCCCCGTGGACGGGGAGGTCCTAAGTCGTTGGCGCATGGCGCTTGAGAGTGGAAAAGTCAGCGTACACACGCAACCGGTGACCGACAGGAAAGCGATGAGCACGGAGCATGTAACAGACTTCGTCAGCGCATCCCTGACCCGCAGGCCACAGACCCTCTCACAACTGGCACAGGCCCTTAACGCAGACCCTAAACAGGTCAATGCGGCCGTGGAAGCCCTTTTGAAAAAGGGCGAAATCACCCCCCGGGATGACCGGGGTGAAACATATTACCACGGCACAAGGCATGTCCTTGAAGACACAAAGGCACCATGA